In Pseudofrankia saprophytica, one genomic interval encodes:
- a CDS encoding Uma2 family endonuclease, whose translation MQQAVTQARRRLPSVVLPAPPVTVAVLDAAEADDGRVELLDGLCVLRPWPTPLRTRVTQRLAERLADAAPSGAYVYPHGVSIEVSARTLLAPDIVVGPAPTLLPAPAPTPPAPGAGQAGATPPPGAGGQVPTSAAARSRIAELPFLVVEVADESTRRYDRTLKLDIYRERGVPSCWLIDPDPAAATATIEVYDLVDGAYVRTAEARGTDPLTVTRPFPVTLVPADLIDPPD comes from the coding sequence ATGCAGCAGGCAGTCACACAGGCGCGCAGGCGCCTTCCTTCGGTGGTCCTGCCCGCCCCGCCGGTCACGGTGGCCGTGCTGGATGCGGCCGAGGCCGACGACGGACGGGTCGAGCTCCTCGACGGGCTGTGCGTGCTGCGCCCGTGGCCGACGCCGCTGCGCACCCGGGTCACCCAGCGGCTCGCCGAGCGGCTCGCGGACGCCGCCCCGTCGGGCGCCTACGTCTACCCACACGGCGTCAGCATCGAGGTATCCGCGCGCACACTGCTCGCCCCGGACATCGTCGTCGGCCCAGCGCCCACCCTGCTACCGGCGCCGGCTCCCACGCCGCCCGCGCCAGGAGCCGGCCAGGCGGGCGCCACGCCGCCCCCGGGCGCCGGCGGGCAGGTACCCACGAGCGCCGCGGCGAGGAGCCGGATCGCCGAGCTGCCGTTCCTCGTCGTCGAGGTCGCCGACGAGAGCACCCGCCGCTACGACCGAACCCTCAAGCTGGATATCTACCGGGAACGCGGCGTCCCCTCCTGCTGGTTGATCGATCCGGACCCGGCCGCGGCGACCGCCACCATCGAGGTCTACGACCTCGTCGACGGCGCCTACGTCCGCACCGCCGAGGCCCGCGGCACCGACCCGCTGACCGTGACGCGCCCCTTCCCGGTCACGCTCGTTCCGGCCGACCTGATCGACCCGCCGGACTAG
- a CDS encoding TIR domain-containing protein — MTVNIFISFRSDDDALRNVQRFKEDLERRIELAELDAKVFLSATSLGSIDRWQDDLKYQLDHCQVFLPLVSPNYFTSDVCSKEWRHFERRMGRTADRHGLLQPILWSPQDCVKLPPEISSIDYGIAGKTPRRTYAERGLQYLMQSKSATYQDILRSIVTLIGNRLDRVTLDLNSRLDEEFSAWERKFDPHKTPGPLEILVHHSSRAALDQIEEFSDDLAKYLGFVGRPGSKVTSVDASALEAAGEWRRDHLDELRRSHVFVPLLARNYSQSEAASRAWWLFEERIKKVNRAKNGHDGSPKFVLPVLWSERSLVFPMLEQEKVLKEVRDTYQIGNSASEGEYARAGLLALQEDRENSSWYIEMMWLFAERISRSFPGGQAPERIMPPAPFDPGMAYSRCGRFFELRRARKRSTARPVSLVRMVAAVDELDPNDFGEREPTARARYYGDDRNGWKPYRGIDQSRTPLIDQAREALREAQRHEDADRDVMEIERAAGIEDALQRAGSSTPIVIVDAFLIGSEERRDALGEFLAKCECEMLVPKNPEDHQVAGIVTEGYVDETKGVAFPAVRDWVGNGRHQLHMPEDHRAFYAAVLGAATADGPLPAFGGGVSA, encoded by the coding sequence ATGACCGTGAACATCTTCATCAGCTTCCGCTCGGACGACGATGCTCTCCGGAACGTGCAACGGTTCAAGGAGGATCTCGAGCGTCGCATCGAACTCGCCGAGCTGGACGCGAAGGTCTTTCTCTCCGCGACCAGTCTGGGCAGCATCGACCGGTGGCAGGATGACCTTAAGTATCAGCTGGACCATTGCCAGGTATTTCTCCCGCTCGTCTCACCCAACTACTTCACCTCTGACGTCTGTTCCAAGGAGTGGCGACACTTCGAGCGACGGATGGGACGGACCGCGGATCGGCACGGCCTCCTACAGCCGATCCTCTGGTCACCCCAGGACTGCGTCAAACTACCTCCGGAAATTTCCTCGATCGACTACGGGATCGCGGGAAAAACGCCGAGGAGGACATACGCCGAACGCGGCCTCCAGTATTTGATGCAATCTAAGTCGGCAACTTACCAGGATATCCTTCGATCCATCGTCACTCTCATAGGGAACCGTCTCGACCGGGTTACTCTCGACTTGAACTCCCGCCTGGACGAGGAGTTCTCCGCGTGGGAGAGGAAATTCGACCCCCACAAGACTCCCGGCCCGCTGGAAATTCTCGTGCATCACTCGTCGAGGGCGGCGCTGGACCAGATCGAGGAATTTTCCGACGACCTCGCGAAGTACCTGGGGTTCGTCGGCCGCCCCGGCAGCAAGGTGACTTCGGTCGATGCCAGTGCTCTGGAGGCCGCGGGAGAATGGCGACGCGACCACCTCGACGAGCTGCGCCGCAGCCACGTGTTCGTCCCGCTCCTGGCGCGAAACTACAGCCAGTCTGAGGCGGCATCCAGGGCCTGGTGGCTGTTCGAAGAGAGAATAAAAAAAGTAAACCGGGCGAAGAACGGTCACGACGGCAGCCCCAAGTTCGTGTTGCCGGTGCTCTGGTCGGAGCGGAGCCTGGTATTCCCCATGCTGGAACAGGAAAAGGTACTCAAGGAGGTACGCGACACATATCAGATCGGCAACAGTGCGAGCGAGGGGGAGTACGCCAGAGCCGGCCTGCTCGCACTCCAGGAGGACCGGGAGAACTCCTCCTGGTACATCGAGATGATGTGGCTGTTCGCCGAGCGGATCTCGCGGAGCTTCCCGGGTGGTCAGGCGCCGGAGAGGATCATGCCGCCGGCGCCGTTTGATCCGGGCATGGCGTACTCCCGGTGCGGGAGGTTCTTCGAGCTGAGACGGGCCAGGAAGCGGAGCACGGCCCGCCCGGTGAGCCTGGTCCGTATGGTCGCGGCCGTCGACGAGCTAGATCCAAACGACTTCGGCGAGCGTGAGCCGACAGCACGCGCCCGCTACTATGGCGATGATCGGAACGGCTGGAAGCCCTACCGTGGAATCGACCAGAGCCGCACCCCTCTCATTGATCAGGCTCGTGAGGCGCTTCGAGAGGCCCAGAGGCATGAGGACGCCGACCGCGACGTGATGGAGATCGAAAGAGCCGCGGGCATCGAGGACGCGCTCCAAAGAGCCGGCTCCTCGACTCCGATCGTCATTGTGGACGCATTCCTTATCGGCTCTGAGGAGCGCAGGGATGCTCTCGGTGAATTTCTCGCCAAATGCGAGTGTGAAATGCTCGTCCCGAAAAACCCGGAGGATCATCAGGTTGCCGGGATCGTAACCGAAGGCTACGTGGACGAGACGAAAGGAGTGGCCTTCCCAGCGGTACGGGACTGGGTTGGCAACGGTCGGCACCAGCTCCACATGCCCGAGGACCACCGTGCCTTCTACGCCGCGGTCCTCGGCGCCGCGACTGCCGACGGCCCGCTGCCGGCGTTTGGCGGTGGCGTCAGTGCCTAG
- a CDS encoding vWA domain-containing protein: MDESGSLDDQAMALEKQAIGLIAATDLGEDDRLAVIGFGSPRGQNSGTDTHCALAAIENTKKLSSCLGKIHRRTTAEGNNTDYRAALKAATSALTTADQSGEPRRRIVYLLTDGFLDLDNDQSDKSSPDDLKAAGEIVDTILPDISWPAGVEFWPIAVGKRPHRYSDPAGSPVFALDKLVGHGAPAGARVPAAPNCGSTPAERRVIPWLADSGHLTMTGPDGLLTMLAAARCTNWGARASGPAGARVTVTIPAGTAEATITVLPQAGGTSASQPRFLMPDADGNGGTRPAPDAGAQNGGLSAYLRRSVTVAGTGTVVSLRITNPPPGAWTVTSEQPITVVPSWSVSASLDIDGLSPTPGTEVPVKVVLAGQRDSFGNRGLMDKVMVRVRLAGQGDVSLSEKESPFVPLGDDGPGGVERSGAPGDGVYGGAVTVPSGAQEPLVFVAEVSGSSLGVPLCPGRKDPASCAQTTFVTSIAGGVLGAALWATFDDALPATVQPGGDITGTVTLSGVDQANPPKIFLQPANVDPRMVTVGSDPQPAGPGLIRIQYTLHVAEDAPPGPLRGLLEVDQLADERFTRLKWRDLGAVTVQPSRQGEPAQRADGQRLSTLSKALIGVVALLVLIMVCVFAWLSRRSWLALWRKLLHRPTPPAGPEPATPPSWADSDHGIPATGLTVYLWVDGARGDRFVPRDPAAVELAFSVSDEDGGRLIEVEPDRAEYRIRRAPGGIEFRRRSNVRWQEFDWDWGGMLPVSGSRRRLELSDERRGDEAYQPGHADVVID, encoded by the coding sequence GTGGACGAGTCCGGCTCGCTCGATGACCAGGCGATGGCCTTGGAGAAGCAGGCGATCGGCCTCATCGCCGCGACCGATCTCGGCGAGGATGACCGCCTCGCCGTCATCGGGTTCGGTAGTCCGCGAGGTCAGAACAGTGGGACCGACACGCACTGCGCGCTCGCGGCGATCGAGAACACGAAGAAACTCTCGAGCTGCCTGGGCAAGATCCATCGACGGACCACGGCCGAAGGCAACAACACCGACTACCGGGCCGCGCTCAAGGCGGCGACCTCGGCTCTCACGACCGCCGACCAGTCCGGCGAGCCGCGCCGGCGGATTGTGTACCTGCTGACGGACGGCTTCCTCGACCTCGACAACGATCAGTCGGACAAGTCGAGCCCGGACGACCTCAAGGCGGCCGGCGAAATCGTCGACACGATTTTGCCGGATATCTCCTGGCCAGCTGGCGTCGAGTTCTGGCCGATCGCGGTCGGGAAGCGTCCACATCGGTATTCCGACCCTGCCGGTTCACCCGTCTTCGCGCTTGACAAGCTGGTCGGCCACGGCGCTCCGGCTGGCGCGCGGGTCCCGGCCGCGCCCAACTGCGGGAGCACGCCCGCCGAGCGGCGGGTGATCCCCTGGCTCGCGGACAGCGGCCACCTGACCATGACCGGGCCGGACGGGCTGCTGACGATGCTCGCGGCGGCTCGTTGCACCAACTGGGGCGCCCGGGCGAGTGGACCAGCTGGCGCCCGCGTGACCGTCACCATTCCGGCAGGTACGGCGGAGGCGACGATCACGGTTCTGCCGCAGGCGGGCGGCACGAGCGCCTCGCAACCGCGGTTCCTGATGCCTGACGCCGACGGGAACGGTGGGACGCGGCCCGCGCCGGACGCCGGCGCCCAGAACGGTGGGCTGTCCGCTTACCTCCGTAGGAGCGTCACCGTGGCCGGGACGGGGACGGTGGTCAGCCTCCGGATCACCAATCCGCCGCCAGGGGCCTGGACGGTCACCTCCGAGCAGCCGATCACGGTCGTGCCCTCCTGGTCGGTCTCAGCCAGCCTGGACATCGACGGGCTGTCGCCCACCCCGGGTACCGAGGTGCCCGTCAAGGTGGTGCTGGCCGGCCAGCGGGACTCGTTTGGAAACCGTGGCCTGATGGACAAGGTGATGGTGCGGGTCCGCCTGGCCGGGCAGGGCGACGTCAGCCTTTCCGAGAAGGAATCGCCCTTCGTCCCGCTGGGCGACGACGGTCCCGGAGGAGTCGAGCGGTCCGGCGCTCCGGGGGACGGCGTGTACGGCGGCGCGGTGACGGTTCCTTCAGGAGCGCAGGAACCGTTGGTGTTCGTCGCCGAAGTGAGTGGGAGCAGCCTGGGCGTTCCCCTGTGTCCTGGCCGGAAGGACCCGGCCAGTTGTGCCCAGACCACGTTCGTGACCAGCATCGCGGGCGGCGTACTCGGAGCTGCCCTCTGGGCCACCTTCGATGACGCACTTCCCGCGACCGTCCAGCCTGGCGGAGACATCACGGGTACGGTCACCCTCTCGGGAGTCGACCAGGCGAACCCGCCCAAGATCTTCCTGCAACCGGCCAACGTCGACCCCCGGATGGTCACGGTTGGCAGCGACCCCCAGCCGGCTGGCCCCGGACTGATTCGGATCCAGTACACGCTGCACGTGGCCGAAGACGCCCCGCCAGGGCCGCTACGTGGTCTTCTCGAAGTCGACCAGCTCGCCGACGAACGATTCACCCGCCTCAAGTGGCGTGACCTGGGCGCCGTGACCGTCCAGCCCAGCCGGCAAGGCGAGCCCGCTCAACGAGCCGATGGACAACGACTCTCGACCCTGAGCAAGGCCCTCATTGGTGTCGTCGCCCTGCTGGTTCTGATCATGGTCTGTGTCTTTGCCTGGTTGAGCCGTCGGTCATGGCTGGCGCTCTGGCGAAAGCTGCTCCACCGTCCGACGCCACCAGCCGGCCCGGAGCCGGCGACACCCCCGTCGTGGGCGGATTCCGACCATGGGATCCCGGCGACTGGCCTGACCGTGTACCTGTGGGTCGACGGCGCCAGGGGCGATCGCTTCGTACCACGCGACCCGGCCGCGGTGGAGCTGGCCTTCAGCGTCTCCGACGAGGACGGTGGCCGGCTCATCGAAGTGGAGCCGGACAGGGCGGAGTACCGGATTCGTCGGGCGCCCGGAGGTATCGAGTTCCGGCGGCGATCGAACGTCCGATGGCAGGAATTCGACTGGGATTGGGGCGGGATGCTTCCGGTGTCCGGATCGCGCCGTCGGCTGGAACTCTCCGACGAACGTCGCGGTGACGAGGCGTATCAGCCAGGGCACGCCGACGTGGTGATCGACTGA
- a CDS encoding phospholipid scramblase-related protein translates to MSQNSPTPGWYQDPSGAPGLRWWDGTQWTTHTQQAPQGQPTPPPQAQPQPAQQAPVAQPAGPYAPQAQPQQPGGYPQGPGQPGPGWQQGPGQPGPGYPQGPGQPMQWGAAQGGPGAPGGYAPAPVFTSATPDKIQHQVQQQAGVGPVGPGGGSIFSEPVLVVNQKTQLIEVTNQYAVFDQQGRQIASVVEVGQSTVKKVARVLTSLDQYMTHTLEVRDPAGMVQLVLTRPRKLVKSRVVVTRPDGAEIGQIVQQNAIGKIRFGLMVGEHQVGMIKAENWRAWNFAIVDHNDVEVARITKTWEGVLRTMFTTADNYVVQIHHRLADPLMSLVVASALTVDTALKQDSRGWN, encoded by the coding sequence ATGTCGCAGAATTCCCCCACGCCGGGCTGGTACCAGGACCCGTCCGGGGCGCCGGGTCTCCGGTGGTGGGACGGCACCCAGTGGACGACGCACACGCAGCAAGCACCACAGGGACAGCCGACGCCACCGCCCCAGGCGCAGCCACAGCCGGCGCAGCAGGCCCCGGTCGCGCAGCCGGCCGGTCCCTACGCGCCCCAGGCTCAGCCGCAGCAGCCAGGCGGCTACCCGCAGGGGCCAGGACAACCAGGGCCCGGATGGCAGCAGGGGCCTGGGCAGCCCGGACCCGGCTACCCGCAGGGGCCTGGGCAGCCGATGCAGTGGGGGGCTGCCCAGGGCGGCCCGGGAGCGCCGGGCGGGTACGCGCCGGCGCCGGTGTTCACGTCCGCCACGCCGGACAAGATCCAGCACCAGGTCCAGCAGCAGGCCGGAGTCGGCCCGGTTGGCCCGGGCGGAGGCTCGATCTTCTCCGAACCGGTGCTCGTGGTGAACCAGAAGACCCAGCTCATCGAGGTCACCAACCAGTACGCCGTCTTCGACCAGCAGGGTCGCCAGATCGCCTCGGTGGTCGAGGTCGGGCAGAGCACGGTGAAGAAGGTCGCGCGGGTGCTCACGTCGCTCGACCAGTACATGACCCACACCCTGGAGGTGCGCGACCCGGCCGGCATGGTCCAGCTGGTGCTCACCAGGCCGAGGAAGCTGGTCAAGTCGCGGGTCGTCGTCACTCGGCCGGACGGCGCCGAGATCGGCCAGATCGTCCAGCAGAACGCGATCGGGAAGATCCGTTTCGGGCTGATGGTCGGCGAGCACCAGGTCGGCATGATCAAGGCGGAGAACTGGCGCGCCTGGAACTTCGCCATCGTCGACCACAACGACGTCGAGGTCGCCCGGATCACCAAGACCTGGGAGGGGGTGCTGCGCACGATGTTCACGACGGCCGACAACTACGTCGTGCAGATCCACCACCGACTGGCCGACCCGCTGATGAGCCTGGTCGTCGCCTCCGCCCTGACCGTCGACACCGCCCTCAAGCAGGACTCCCGCGGCTGGAACTAG
- the groL gene encoding chaperonin GroEL (60 kDa chaperone family; promotes refolding of misfolded polypeptides especially under stressful conditions; forms two stacked rings of heptamers to form a barrel-shaped 14mer; ends can be capped by GroES; misfolded proteins enter the barrel where they are refolded when GroES binds), translating into MPKIIAFDEEARRGLERGMNQLADAVKVTLGPKGRNVVLEKKWGVPTITNDGVSIAKEIELEDPYEKIGAELVKEVAKKTNDVAGDGTTTATILAQALVREGLRNVAAGANPLSLKKGIEVAVESVSEELSKQAKEVETKEQIASTASISAGDPAIGALIAEALDKVGKEGVVTVEESNTFGLELELTEGMRFDKGYISPYFVTDADRQEAVLDDPYILIVNSKISAVKDLLPLLEKVMQASKPLAIIAEDVEGEALATLVVNKIRGTFKSVAVKAPGFGDRRKAMLGDIAILTGGQVISEDVGLKLEGTTVDLLGKARKVVVTKDETTIVEGAGDPDQISGRVSQIRNEIEKSDSDYDREKLQERLAKLAGGVAVVKVGAATEVELKEKKHRIEDAVSNAKAAVEEGIVAGGGVALLQASVTAFDKLDLSGDELTGANIVKLALEAPIKQIAFNSGLEGGVVVDKVRNLPIGHGLNAATGEYVDMLATGIIDPAKVTRSALQNAASIAGLFLTTEAVIAEKPEKNPAPAMPGGGGEMDF; encoded by the coding sequence ATGCCGAAGATCATTGCCTTCGATGAGGAGGCGCGGCGCGGCCTGGAGCGCGGCATGAACCAGCTGGCCGACGCCGTGAAGGTCACGCTTGGTCCGAAGGGCCGCAACGTCGTTCTGGAGAAGAAGTGGGGCGTACCCACGATCACCAACGACGGTGTCTCCATCGCCAAGGAGATCGAGCTCGAGGACCCGTACGAGAAGATCGGCGCCGAGCTCGTCAAGGAAGTCGCCAAGAAGACCAACGACGTCGCGGGTGACGGCACCACCACCGCGACGATCCTGGCCCAGGCGCTGGTCCGCGAGGGCCTGCGCAACGTGGCCGCCGGCGCGAACCCCCTGAGCCTGAAGAAGGGCATCGAGGTCGCCGTCGAGAGCGTCTCCGAGGAGCTCTCGAAGCAGGCCAAGGAGGTCGAGACCAAGGAGCAGATCGCCTCGACCGCGTCGATCTCCGCGGGCGACCCGGCCATCGGCGCCCTGATCGCCGAGGCCCTCGACAAGGTCGGCAAGGAAGGCGTCGTCACCGTCGAGGAGAGCAACACCTTCGGCCTCGAGCTCGAGCTCACCGAGGGCATGCGCTTCGACAAGGGCTACATCTCGCCGTACTTCGTCACGGACGCCGACCGTCAGGAGGCCGTCCTCGACGACCCGTACATCCTGATCGTCAACAGCAAGATCTCGGCGGTCAAGGACCTGCTCCCGCTGCTGGAGAAGGTCATGCAGGCGAGCAAGCCGCTGGCCATCATCGCCGAGGACGTCGAGGGCGAGGCCCTCGCGACCCTGGTGGTCAACAAGATCCGCGGCACCTTCAAGAGCGTCGCGGTGAAGGCCCCCGGGTTCGGTGACCGCCGCAAGGCCATGCTCGGCGACATCGCGATCCTGACCGGCGGCCAGGTCATCTCCGAGGACGTCGGCCTCAAGCTCGAGGGCACCACCGTCGACCTGCTGGGCAAGGCCCGCAAGGTCGTCGTCACCAAGGACGAGACCACCATCGTCGAGGGCGCTGGCGACCCCGACCAGATCTCGGGCCGGGTCAGCCAGATCCGCAACGAGATCGAGAAGTCGGACTCCGACTACGACCGCGAGAAGCTGCAGGAGCGGCTGGCCAAGCTCGCCGGCGGCGTCGCCGTCGTCAAGGTGGGCGCGGCGACCGAGGTCGAGCTCAAGGAGAAGAAGCACCGCATCGAGGACGCCGTCTCGAACGCGAAGGCGGCCGTCGAGGAGGGCATCGTCGCCGGCGGTGGCGTCGCCCTGCTCCAGGCTTCCGTCACCGCGTTCGACAAGCTCGACCTGAGCGGCGACGAGCTCACCGGCGCGAACATCGTCAAGCTCGCGCTCGAGGCGCCGATCAAGCAGATCGCCTTCAACAGCGGTCTCGAGGGCGGCGTCGTGGTCGACAAGGTGCGCAACCTGCCGATCGGCCACGGCCTCAACGCGGCCACCGGCGAGTACGTCGACATGCTGGCCACCGGCATCATCGACCCCGCCAAGGTGACCCGCTCGGCGCTGCAGAACGCCGCGTCGATCGCCGGCCTCTTCCTCACCACCGAGGCCGTCATCGCCGAGAAGCCCGAGAAGAACCCCGCCCCGGCCATGCCGGGTGGCGGCGGCGAGATGGACTTCTGA
- a CDS encoding KGGVGR-motif variant AAA ATPase → MAGELITFYSFKGGVGRSTVLATVAWILASCGKKVLVIDWDLEAPGLHWFFPKALEAEVLLSPGLLDLMVDYGGLRNESGPDGDVENDVDRALADLLETYVVRDIGASFGRGHVHLMPAGYRDERYSRKLVDFDWQLLYAERTSNREDPPSLFLERFKAALVDQYEYVLVDSRTGVGELVSISMLTLADRVVNCFGMSRQSIDGAVAVSAELRNRGKTVFPVPARLDVTEGVRLDAARQEYRRLLNELLVEQSADSDSGFRVTDLGRYWRDVEVPYKPSWALEEMPAPVAGLRDDVIRACENLAHYLTAGDPDTDRSLAQLRLPSRARVDELRERAMRRRESAFSHVIVTYGPAEVGWALWLAEELRFLGFQVALYPPKEMDHGPASSKAFRRGGRTRSKVTGSFGAEILEEVEQESGGAFCVVPIIPRKFSDRIATDLLITGAQQRLTPGRDLILHPVLVHDEDGLEQSGTLPGEPLYGLAPDVAHLVVRELLGAPLDGGQAAGPPADNRIRYPGHSPEDPEKLAEQRLKYARRRQDREEIIEQLLRGGVLALESRRFAGALRDFEEALERVAREEHRLDAAPVVSAGVAGAEVPGGSTGEALNDPKRGRLRLFRIRALLGLGRIKMLDGEESRARSLLTEILELADPASAAGANVVETWRVRVHALLFWAELARGAPASTGESRAVGDRIDESVQRMPSTGLLPEKAEALLTLAQLRWSADPGTTESSGRAPDWQDRALAARQLFERLHNAAGLARTELELGLIRQERMDGSSVARGRVLDSYKLAERFMNEAGSERFDVVTGHEILTRRGQFEIHQDDALDAHTRALDLVRRKQGADHLPGLMVRSHYYLGELYDGDENGNADKAVEHFAEAIGLWRENRIGVVREYAEAFARIRDRIYDRNFGETLLARMEFDPGPEAAATAAVRAAWTRLRLEDLDDVRDIGRWLVDERGFDKEEARVLVRRELVQVGEVGDVDRLLSLMGLAEPRRPSARRLPAARRRSTPRPDPREGPTTDKDERPQGE, encoded by the coding sequence ATGGCTGGCGAGCTGATCACCTTCTACTCGTTCAAGGGAGGTGTCGGCAGGTCGACGGTGCTGGCGACCGTCGCCTGGATACTCGCCAGTTGCGGGAAGAAGGTGCTGGTGATCGACTGGGATCTCGAGGCGCCCGGGCTTCACTGGTTCTTCCCGAAGGCCCTCGAAGCAGAGGTCCTGCTCAGTCCCGGCCTCCTGGACCTGATGGTCGACTACGGTGGGCTCCGCAACGAGTCCGGGCCCGACGGTGACGTGGAAAACGACGTCGACCGGGCTCTGGCCGACTTACTCGAGACCTACGTCGTCCGGGACATCGGCGCCTCGTTCGGCAGGGGGCACGTCCACCTCATGCCGGCAGGCTACCGCGACGAGCGTTATTCGCGGAAATTGGTGGACTTTGACTGGCAACTGTTGTATGCCGAGCGGACCAGCAACAGGGAGGATCCTCCCTCGCTTTTTCTCGAGCGGTTCAAGGCGGCGCTTGTCGACCAGTACGAATATGTACTCGTCGACAGCAGGACCGGGGTCGGCGAGCTGGTCTCGATCAGTATGCTCACTCTCGCCGACCGGGTGGTCAACTGCTTCGGGATGAGCCGGCAGAGCATCGATGGAGCTGTGGCCGTCTCAGCGGAGCTCCGAAACCGAGGGAAGACCGTCTTCCCGGTTCCTGCCCGCCTCGACGTCACCGAGGGGGTGCGGCTGGATGCCGCGCGGCAGGAGTACCGGAGACTCCTCAACGAACTGCTGGTCGAGCAGTCCGCGGATAGTGACAGCGGGTTCCGGGTGACCGATCTCGGCAGGTACTGGCGGGATGTCGAGGTCCCGTACAAGCCATCCTGGGCGCTCGAGGAGATGCCTGCTCCCGTGGCGGGCCTGCGCGACGACGTGATTCGCGCCTGCGAGAACCTGGCTCACTACCTGACGGCTGGCGACCCGGACACCGACCGATCGTTGGCGCAGCTTCGGCTGCCGAGCAGAGCTCGAGTCGACGAGTTGCGCGAGCGAGCAATGCGTCGCCGCGAGTCCGCATTTTCTCACGTCATCGTCACCTATGGACCGGCGGAAGTGGGATGGGCCTTGTGGCTGGCGGAGGAGCTGCGGTTCCTCGGTTTCCAGGTGGCCCTGTACCCTCCGAAGGAGATGGACCACGGGCCTGCTTCCAGCAAGGCATTCCGGCGCGGCGGACGAACCAGGAGCAAGGTCACCGGATCTTTCGGCGCCGAAATTCTGGAGGAGGTTGAGCAAGAATCCGGGGGAGCCTTCTGCGTGGTTCCGATAATTCCCCGGAAATTTTCGGACAGAATAGCGACAGATCTCCTGATCACGGGCGCACAACAACGACTCACTCCAGGAAGAGACCTGATCCTGCATCCGGTCCTGGTGCACGACGAAGATGGCCTGGAACAGTCAGGCACGCTGCCGGGAGAGCCGCTGTATGGTCTGGCGCCTGATGTCGCGCATCTGGTCGTGAGGGAACTCCTTGGCGCGCCGCTGGACGGTGGGCAGGCGGCCGGGCCGCCGGCAGACAACCGGATCCGCTACCCGGGGCACTCGCCGGAAGATCCCGAGAAACTGGCGGAGCAGCGCCTCAAGTACGCCCGGCGGCGGCAGGACCGCGAGGAGATCATCGAGCAGCTTCTCCGCGGCGGTGTGCTCGCGCTGGAGAGCCGTCGATTCGCCGGCGCGTTGCGTGACTTCGAGGAGGCGCTGGAACGGGTCGCCCGAGAGGAACATCGCCTGGATGCCGCGCCGGTGGTGTCGGCCGGGGTGGCCGGGGCGGAGGTGCCCGGGGGGAGCACTGGCGAGGCGCTGAACGACCCGAAGCGGGGCCGGCTGCGGCTGTTCCGGATCCGTGCCCTGCTGGGTCTCGGCAGGATCAAGATGCTCGACGGCGAGGAGTCGCGGGCCCGCAGTCTTCTGACGGAGATTCTCGAACTGGCCGATCCGGCGTCGGCCGCCGGCGCGAACGTGGTCGAGACATGGCGGGTCCGCGTCCATGCCCTGCTCTTCTGGGCGGAGCTCGCGCGGGGGGCGCCGGCTTCGACCGGTGAGTCCCGCGCTGTTGGTGACCGGATCGACGAATCCGTCCAGCGGATGCCTTCCACGGGTCTCCTGCCGGAAAAGGCTGAGGCGTTGCTCACCTTGGCGCAACTGCGGTGGTCGGCGGATCCCGGCACAACGGAGAGTTCCGGACGCGCGCCGGACTGGCAGGACCGTGCCTTGGCGGCAAGGCAGCTGTTCGAGCGTCTGCACAATGCCGCCGGGCTGGCCCGAACCGAGCTGGAGCTCGGGCTGATCAGGCAGGAACGCATGGACGGCTCCAGCGTGGCAAGGGGCCGGGTTCTCGATAGCTACAAGCTGGCCGAGCGCTTCATGAACGAGGCTGGCTCGGAGCGTTTCGACGTTGTCACAGGGCACGAGATCCTGACCCGCCGAGGACAGTTCGAGATCCACCAGGACGACGCCCTCGATGCCCACACGCGAGCCCTGGACCTGGTGAGACGAAAGCAGGGAGCTGATCATCTTCCGGGTTTGATGGTGCGCAGCCACTACTATCTTGGCGAACTGTACGACGGTGACGAGAACGGGAACGCGGACAAGGCGGTCGAGCACTTCGCCGAAGCGATAGGCCTGTGGCGTGAAAATCGGATAGGTGTCGTCCGGGAATATGCCGAGGCTTTTGCCAGGATTCGCGACCGGATCTACGACAGGAACTTCGGCGAGACGTTGCTGGCGCGGATGGAGTTCGATCCGGGCCCCGAGGCGGCGGCCACGGCGGCGGTACGGGCGGCCTGGACGAGACTCAGACTCGAGGATCTTGACGACGTGCGGGACATCGGCCGGTGGCTGGTGGACGAACGCGGGTTCGACAAGGAGGAGGCTCGTGTCCTGGTTCGGCGCGAGCTCGTCCAGGTGGGCGAGGTCGGTGACGTGGACCGGCTCCTGTCGCTGATGGGACTGGCGGAGCCCCGGCGCCCGTCGGCGCGGCGCCTGCCGGCCGCTCGGCGTCGGTCCACGCCTCGACCCGATCCTCGAGAGGGGCCGACTACCGACAAAGACGAGCGGCCCCAAGGAGAATGA